Proteins encoded in a region of the Leifsonia sp. PS1209 genome:
- a CDS encoding extracellular solute-binding protein, with protein sequence MKTPRLIASVAAVAAIGLALAGCAQSSSAASSTDGADKKLTVFLSADTNIQDLWQKTLIPAFVKANPGYSVSVDFDLHGLHDQQTVAKLTAATIQKKDPGYDLVDAGFVSQVAASGLLEKVSGTDVPGLKDVPKDLVTAGGNGGIPYRGSSVVLAYDTKTVATPPKTLDDLLAWIKANPGKFTYNSPDTGGSGQSFVTTVLDQNVSAADRTKLVTGSAPEVEGDWDKGFATLASLNPYVYQKGVYPNGNNQVLDLLSSGQISIAPVWSDQFVTGHKNGQIPANIAYTQISDPSLTGGASYLGIPSATPRKAGAEKLVSWLLTPDAQALVADSISGYPVIALDKLPSSVQDQFKNADIANLRPAYFATTAADMNKAWAQKVPGK encoded by the coding sequence GTGAAAACCCCTCGCCTGATCGCCTCCGTGGCAGCCGTCGCTGCCATCGGGCTCGCCCTCGCCGGCTGCGCGCAGAGCAGCTCGGCCGCGTCGTCCACCGACGGCGCAGACAAGAAGCTCACCGTCTTCCTCAGCGCAGACACCAACATCCAGGATCTCTGGCAGAAGACGCTCATCCCCGCGTTCGTGAAGGCCAATCCGGGATACAGCGTGTCCGTCGACTTCGACCTGCACGGGCTGCACGACCAGCAGACCGTCGCCAAGCTCACCGCGGCGACCATCCAGAAGAAGGACCCCGGCTACGACCTCGTCGACGCCGGTTTCGTCTCGCAGGTCGCCGCATCCGGGCTGCTCGAGAAGGTCTCCGGCACCGACGTCCCCGGCCTGAAGGACGTTCCGAAGGACCTCGTCACGGCCGGCGGCAACGGCGGCATCCCCTACCGCGGCTCCAGTGTCGTGCTCGCGTACGACACCAAGACCGTCGCCACCCCGCCGAAGACGCTCGACGACCTGCTCGCCTGGATCAAGGCCAACCCCGGCAAGTTCACGTACAACTCCCCGGACACGGGAGGCAGCGGCCAGTCGTTCGTCACGACCGTGCTCGACCAGAACGTCTCCGCCGCCGACCGCACCAAGCTGGTCACCGGCTCGGCGCCCGAGGTCGAGGGCGACTGGGACAAGGGATTCGCGACGCTCGCGAGCCTCAACCCGTACGTGTACCAGAAGGGCGTGTACCCGAACGGGAACAACCAGGTGCTCGATCTCCTCTCCAGCGGCCAGATCTCGATCGCCCCGGTGTGGAGCGACCAGTTCGTCACCGGCCACAAGAACGGCCAGATCCCCGCGAACATCGCGTACACCCAGATCTCCGACCCGTCGCTGACCGGCGGCGCCAGCTACCTCGGCATCCCCTCCGCCACCCCGCGCAAGGCGGGAGCCGAGAAGCTGGTGTCCTGGCTGCTCACCCCGGATGCTCAGGCGCTCGTCGCAGACAGCATCTCCGGATACCCGGTGATCGCGCTCGACAAGCTGCCGTCCTCGGTTCAGGACCAGTTCAAGAACGCCGACATCGCCAACCTCCGCCCGGCATACTTCGCCACCACCGCCGCCGACATGAACAAGGCGTGGGCGCAGAAGGTCCCCGGCAAGTAA
- a CDS encoding ABC transporter permease subunit produces MATVTAAPAATTAVRSASTARRSAVTGFLLALPPVVVIALFVGVPVVLALAFSVGFTGGLNSVIAAVGQNVHHADGALPTFAAYGDVFATEAFWQDLGLTLGVTVASTAIVVVLAGGIGLYLRLRGGWLARFLSAIAIVPLFIPVVIASWAILTFYSADGFLRSLLAQIGVDGPVWAYTATAIVIGSAWTSLPFAVLMIVSGLQSVPDALIEAARDAGAGTVRIVRTILLPMSAVPIVIAVTFTAIGVIGSYTVPYFTGPNAPTMLGVALASYFTSYNQPQQSLVMAFVVFLAAAGIGALYVWANFRSARREGRI; encoded by the coding sequence ATGGCCACCGTCACCGCCGCCCCGGCGGCGACCACCGCGGTCCGCAGCGCCAGCACGGCGCGGCGGTCCGCGGTGACCGGCTTCCTGCTCGCGCTGCCTCCCGTGGTGGTGATCGCCCTGTTCGTCGGGGTGCCCGTGGTGCTCGCCCTCGCGTTCAGCGTCGGCTTCACGGGCGGCCTGAACTCCGTGATCGCGGCCGTCGGTCAGAACGTGCACCACGCGGACGGCGCCCTGCCGACCTTCGCCGCATACGGCGACGTGTTCGCCACCGAGGCGTTCTGGCAGGACCTCGGGCTGACGCTCGGGGTGACCGTCGCGAGCACCGCGATCGTCGTCGTCCTCGCGGGCGGCATCGGCCTGTATCTGCGGCTGCGCGGCGGCTGGCTCGCCCGGTTCCTGTCCGCCATCGCCATCGTGCCGCTGTTCATCCCCGTGGTCATCGCCTCCTGGGCGATTCTCACCTTCTACTCCGCCGACGGCTTCCTCCGGAGCCTGCTCGCGCAGATCGGCGTCGACGGCCCGGTGTGGGCGTACACGGCGACCGCCATCGTCATCGGCTCCGCGTGGACGTCCCTTCCGTTCGCCGTGCTGATGATCGTGTCCGGGCTGCAGTCCGTTCCCGACGCTCTGATCGAGGCGGCCAGGGATGCGGGAGCGGGCACCGTGCGGATCGTGCGCACCATCCTGCTGCCGATGAGTGCCGTCCCGATCGTGATCGCCGTCACCTTCACCGCCATCGGCGTGATCGGCTCGTACACGGTCCCGTACTTCACCGGTCCGAACGCTCCGACCATGCTCGGCGTCGCTCTCGCCAGCTACTTCACCTCGTACAACCAGCCGCAACAGTCGCTCGTGATGGCCTTCGTGGTCTTCCTCGCCGCGGCGGGCATCGGCGCGCTGTACGTCTGGGCGAACTTCCGCAGCGCCCGCCGCGAGGGGAGGATCTGA
- a CDS encoding dihydrofolate reductase family protein yields the protein MRLTISLQVTLDGVAQANGGNNEEMDPGFTRGGWALPLGDDEAVQYILDTWRRPDAFLLGRKTYGLFETYWGARSDDDGFGAAISSKPKYLVSSTVSDPTWQKTTVISGDVAERVRELKAQPGGELLVVGSVALARWLLENELVDELNLIQFPVIVGEGERLFPERGLDFALDLLDSRVFGTGIVALTYGVGGRPEYA from the coding sequence ATGAGACTCACGATCAGCCTGCAGGTCACTCTGGACGGCGTCGCCCAGGCGAACGGCGGCAACAACGAGGAGATGGACCCCGGTTTCACCCGCGGCGGCTGGGCGCTGCCGCTGGGCGACGACGAGGCGGTGCAGTACATCCTCGACACCTGGCGACGCCCGGATGCGTTCCTCCTCGGCCGGAAGACCTACGGCCTGTTCGAGACATACTGGGGCGCGCGCAGCGACGACGACGGCTTCGGTGCCGCAATCAGCTCGAAGCCGAAGTACCTGGTCTCCAGCACGGTGTCCGACCCCACCTGGCAGAAGACCACCGTGATCTCCGGCGACGTCGCCGAGCGCGTGCGCGAGCTGAAGGCGCAGCCGGGCGGCGAGCTGCTCGTGGTCGGGAGCGTCGCCCTCGCCCGCTGGCTCCTCGAGAACGAGCTGGTCGACGAGCTGAACCTCATCCAGTTCCCGGTGATCGTCGGCGAGGGCGAGCGCCTATTCCCTGAGCGCGGTCTCGACTTCGCCCTGGACCTGCTCGACTCCCGGGTGTTCGGCACCGGTATCGTCGCCCTCACGTACGGAGTGGGAGGGCGGCCGGAGTACGCCTGA
- a CDS encoding DeoR/GlpR family DNA-binding transcription regulator translates to MLTHQREAAIVDRVRRAGSATVDELSQLLAVSGTTIRRDLERLEIAGSLRRVHGGAKPAETPDDEYPDLDPDAGEKLVVAAATADLIGDGQVVLLDIGHTTLAIARQLKDRPVTIVTNNLWILRALGDDPTCTLILLGGAVGSKPGTVSGPLTEQMLALIHADVAVISSGGIRPDGSVVTDLNQEAGVKDRMRRAADRSILVATSLKFPGEGVYRIASIRDFESVVTTPGSGTATLEAAAEHGTRIVLAE, encoded by the coding sequence ATGCTCACCCACCAGCGCGAAGCTGCCATCGTCGACCGCGTCCGCAGAGCAGGGAGCGCGACGGTGGACGAACTGTCGCAGCTCCTCGCGGTCAGCGGAACCACGATCCGCCGCGACCTCGAACGACTCGAGATCGCCGGCAGCCTGCGCAGGGTGCACGGGGGAGCGAAGCCGGCGGAGACGCCGGACGACGAGTATCCGGATCTCGACCCGGACGCCGGAGAGAAACTGGTCGTCGCCGCTGCGACGGCCGACCTGATCGGCGACGGCCAGGTGGTGCTCCTCGACATCGGCCACACCACGCTCGCCATCGCGCGGCAGCTGAAGGACCGTCCCGTCACCATCGTCACGAACAACCTGTGGATCCTGCGCGCGCTCGGTGACGATCCGACGTGCACGCTCATCCTGCTCGGCGGCGCGGTCGGCTCGAAGCCCGGTACCGTCTCCGGCCCGCTCACCGAGCAGATGCTGGCGTTGATCCACGCCGACGTCGCCGTCATCAGCAGCGGGGGCATCCGCCCGGACGGCTCGGTCGTCACCGACCTGAATCAGGAGGCGGGCGTCAAAGACAGGATGCGCCGTGCGGCCGACCGCAGCATCCTGGTCGCCACGTCGCTCAAGTTCCCCGGGGAGGGTGTCTACCGCATCGCGTCCATCCGGGACTTCGAGTCGGTCGTCACCACGCCGGGGTCAGGCACGGCGACGCTGGAGGCGGCCGCCGAGCACGGCACGCGGATCGTGCTGGCCGAGTAG
- a CDS encoding ABC transporter ATP-binding protein, whose protein sequence is MTVRLTNKEHSVTSLSAATGGSGAGGLRLSGLSKTLGGRTIIDDLDLTVQSGELVSLLGPSGCGKTTTLRMIAGFLAPDAGSITMAGRDVTRLGPDKRPSAMVFQNYALWPHLTVAKNVAYPLKLRTLSRAQIAERVDAILTLVNLLHHRDSRPPRISGGEQQRVALARALVQEPDVLLLDEPLSNLDAKLRVKVREDIRDLQQRLGITTVIVTHDQEEALSISDRVAVMNAGRIEQFSTPTELYARPATEFVATFIGSLNRFDGSFDGSRVVDGPGVVGIRPEDVVFTQAPVPGGVRAVVERVVPHGHFHELRLRRDDITLNAYVTGQPPQLGSVGFATVESALLYHDGRLVERAEAVVA, encoded by the coding sequence ATGACCGTCCGACTCACGAACAAGGAGCACTCCGTGACCTCCCTCTCCGCCGCGACCGGCGGCTCCGGTGCAGGCGGCCTGCGTCTCTCCGGGCTCAGCAAGACGCTGGGCGGCCGCACCATCATCGACGACCTCGACCTCACCGTGCAGAGCGGCGAACTGGTCTCCCTGCTCGGTCCGTCCGGCTGCGGCAAGACCACCACGCTCCGGATGATCGCCGGGTTCCTCGCTCCGGACGCCGGCAGCATCACGATGGCAGGCCGCGACGTCACGCGGCTCGGGCCGGACAAGCGGCCGAGCGCGATGGTGTTCCAGAACTACGCGCTCTGGCCGCACCTGACCGTGGCGAAGAACGTGGCGTACCCGCTGAAGCTGCGCACGCTGTCGCGCGCGCAGATCGCGGAACGGGTGGATGCGATCCTGACCCTGGTCAATCTCCTGCACCACCGGGACTCGCGCCCTCCGCGCATCTCCGGCGGCGAGCAGCAGCGCGTCGCCCTCGCGCGCGCTCTCGTGCAGGAGCCGGACGTGCTGCTGCTCGACGAGCCGCTCAGCAACCTGGACGCGAAGCTGCGCGTGAAGGTGCGCGAGGACATCCGGGACCTGCAGCAGCGGCTCGGGATCACCACGGTCATCGTCACGCACGACCAGGAGGAGGCACTCTCCATCTCGGACAGGGTGGCGGTGATGAACGCGGGCAGGATCGAGCAGTTCTCGACACCGACGGAGCTCTACGCCCGCCCGGCGACCGAGTTCGTCGCGACCTTCATCGGCTCCCTCAACCGCTTCGACGGCTCGTTCGACGGCTCACGCGTCGTGGACGGTCCCGGCGTCGTCGGCATCCGGCCGGAGGACGTGGTGTTCACGCAGGCGCCCGTGCCCGGCGGGGTGCGCGCCGTGGTCGAGCGGGTGGTGCCGCACGGTCACTTCCACGAGCTGCGGCTGCGCCGCGACGACATCACGCTGAACGCGTACGTCACCGGCCAGCCGCCGCAGCTGGGGAGTGTCGGCTTCGCCACCGTCGAGTCCGCCCTCCTGTACCACGACGGCCGTCTGGTCGAGCGCGCAGAGGCGGTGGTCGCATGA
- a CDS encoding ABC transporter permease subunit, whose product MPGAVSAVLRASGATLFAIVLLVFVLGPLLWLGAHAFADTWTYPHLLPDSWTLRWWSTVFSDPALGSSIQNSLLITPVVVLVSAVVCLPAAYAFARFEFPGRRLFLIGLFATNAFPRMGLFATLASLYYALGLMNTIAGVVVVQLLGTIVFMTWIPAAAFSAVPRSLEEAARDAGASRARVFFTVTLRLALPGILVGAVMAFLAAFDEAQGTYLVGAPDILTMPTEMYSLVLNFPKQVAAVFSILLAIPSVVLLLTVRKHVMGGQLAEGFQLK is encoded by the coding sequence ATGCCGGGCGCCGTCTCCGCCGTGCTCCGCGCATCCGGTGCCACGCTGTTCGCGATCGTGCTGCTGGTGTTCGTGCTCGGCCCGCTGCTCTGGCTGGGCGCCCACGCGTTCGCGGACACCTGGACGTACCCGCACCTGCTTCCAGACTCGTGGACGCTGCGCTGGTGGTCGACGGTGTTCAGCGATCCGGCGCTCGGCTCGTCCATCCAGAACTCGCTGCTCATCACGCCTGTGGTCGTGCTCGTCTCCGCCGTGGTCTGTCTGCCCGCCGCATACGCCTTCGCGCGGTTCGAGTTCCCCGGTCGCCGGCTCTTCCTGATCGGCCTGTTCGCCACGAACGCGTTCCCGCGGATGGGGCTGTTCGCGACCCTCGCCTCCCTCTACTACGCGCTCGGCCTGATGAACACGATCGCGGGTGTCGTGGTGGTGCAGCTCCTCGGGACCATCGTGTTCATGACCTGGATCCCGGCCGCCGCGTTCTCCGCCGTCCCCCGCTCGCTGGAGGAGGCCGCGCGCGACGCGGGAGCATCCCGGGCGCGCGTGTTCTTCACCGTCACGCTGCGACTGGCGCTCCCCGGCATCCTGGTCGGCGCCGTGATGGCGTTCCTCGCGGCGTTCGACGAGGCGCAGGGCACGTACCTGGTCGGCGCACCGGACATCCTCACCATGCCGACCGAGATGTACAGCCTCGTCCTCAACTTCCCCAAGCAGGTCGCCGCCGTCTTCTCGATCCTCCTCGCCATCCCCTCCGTCGTGCTGCTGCTCACCGTGCGCAAGCACGTGATGGGCGGCCAGCTCGCCGAAGGCTTCCAACTCAAATGA
- a CDS encoding glycerophosphodiester phosphodiesterase — MTPRACAHRGDSSVFRENTIRAVRSAFDKRAEVVEIDVRLTADGDVVVLHDPTLERLWNDHRAIDDVPTADLASFGAADDRPPLLAELLPLFADAESRLVIDLEEARFAAPALAVVAASGITVDWCGDLDGMRTIRSLDRDARIWYPWAAPIAPTADDIASLAPVTINIPFAIADDAFVRAVHDLGLTVTAWTIDDPADLAAAVALGVDTVTTNQLDRLQAMRSQPVSSRAEVAR, encoded by the coding sequence ATGACCCCGCGCGCCTGCGCCCACCGCGGCGACTCGTCGGTCTTCCGCGAGAACACCATCCGGGCCGTGCGGTCGGCTTTCGACAAACGTGCAGAGGTGGTCGAGATCGACGTGCGGCTCACCGCCGACGGCGACGTGGTCGTGCTGCACGATCCGACGCTCGAACGGCTCTGGAACGATCACCGCGCGATCGACGACGTGCCGACGGCCGACCTCGCGTCCTTCGGAGCGGCCGACGACCGGCCTCCCCTGCTCGCCGAGCTGCTGCCGCTCTTCGCCGACGCGGAGAGCAGGCTGGTGATCGACCTGGAGGAGGCGCGTTTCGCCGCCCCCGCGCTCGCCGTCGTCGCGGCATCCGGGATCACCGTGGACTGGTGCGGCGACCTCGACGGGATGCGCACCATCCGCTCCCTCGACCGGGATGCGCGCATCTGGTACCCCTGGGCCGCGCCCATCGCACCGACCGCCGACGACATCGCGAGCCTCGCTCCCGTGACGATCAACATCCCCTTCGCCATCGCCGACGACGCCTTCGTCCGAGCGGTCCACGACCTCGGCCTCACCGTCACCGCGTGGACTATCGACGACCCGGCCGACCTCGCGGCGGCCGTCGCCCTCGGCGTCGACACCGTCACCACGAACCAGCTCGACCGGCTCCAGGCGATGCGGTCGCAGCCCGTCTCCTCCCGTGCGGAGGTGGCGCGATGA
- a CDS encoding TetR/AcrR family transcriptional regulator, with amino-acid sequence MATSGGSASPRPETERKRKEILRAAIETFGTKGSTNGTLADIAEQVGITHAGVLHHFGSKQNLLLEVLEFRDKDDVAQLPDRHVPRGPALFAHLVATAQRNALRPGIVQVYTVLSAESVTDDHPAKAFFQDRYRVLREEVDAAFRALCAQENLTEPETIDKAAASILAVMDGLQLQWLLDPTAVDLAGASEFAIQGIVNSALNPGPELGTYLREG; translated from the coding sequence ATGGCAACAAGCGGCGGCAGTGCCAGTCCACGCCCGGAAACGGAACGCAAGCGCAAGGAGATCCTGCGCGCGGCGATCGAGACCTTCGGAACCAAGGGTTCGACGAACGGCACCCTCGCCGACATCGCCGAGCAGGTCGGCATCACCCACGCGGGCGTCCTGCACCACTTCGGCTCCAAGCAGAACCTGCTCCTCGAAGTGCTCGAGTTCCGCGACAAGGACGACGTCGCCCAGCTGCCGGACCGCCACGTCCCTCGTGGTCCCGCCCTGTTCGCGCACCTCGTCGCGACCGCGCAGCGCAACGCCCTCCGGCCCGGCATCGTGCAGGTGTACACCGTGCTCTCCGCCGAGTCCGTCACCGACGACCACCCCGCGAAGGCGTTCTTCCAGGACCGCTACCGCGTGCTCAGAGAGGAAGTCGACGCTGCCTTCCGCGCCCTCTGCGCCCAGGAGAATCTGACGGAGCCGGAGACGATCGACAAGGCTGCCGCCTCCATCCTGGCCGTGATGGACGGCCTCCAGCTGCAGTGGCTCCTCGACCCGACAGCCGTCGACCTCGCCGGCGCGAGCGAGTTCGCCATCCAGGGGATCGTCAACAGCGCACTCAACCCCGGACCGGAGCTCGGCACCTACCTGCGCGAGGGCTGA
- a CDS encoding ABC transporter substrate-binding protein, which yields MRLKKYLITATAIAAFSAIALTGCSSSGSSTANGGSGGSLTIAKPDGSAVLATQINNPFISTGSGQSLGYNRMIFEPLAMVNPVGKNETTPWLASKVEWNADYTQLTVTPRADVKWSDGKPFTADDIVYTFNLIKSTPALDLAGLKLADVKKDGGNVVLSFTESKFVKQGDVLQTAIVPEHIWKGIADPTKDAVKDAVGTGPYTIKTFSSQGVVLKARTDYWGGKVPVAELKYLEYNDNTGLLRALQNGETDWAQIFITDYQKNYVDKDKKHNVFWGANILSPDMIVVNTTKAPFDNVAFRKAVNMVVDRTAHAEKARSNAGPELKSVTGIPQPTGDQYIAPEYKDQNFKIDVDGAKKVLTDAGYTWKSGALIDPSGNPVSFTLQDPQGWNDYVTGIQLVATQVKNTLGADAKVATPDADTWTTNVATGNFDAVLHWTGSGSNPWHIYDDVMNGAYLEQAAGGKVADNFGRYNNPEATALLKEYAQASDDASRTAALNKIQKIFVEDVPAIAIGTHPQLGEYNTRKFTGWPSESDQYATADPTQPWAVQVVMKLKPAAK from the coding sequence ATGAGGCTTAAGAAGTACTTGATCACGGCAACCGCGATCGCCGCGTTCAGCGCGATCGCGCTCACCGGCTGCTCATCCAGCGGCTCGTCCACCGCGAACGGCGGGAGCGGCGGCTCCCTCACGATCGCGAAGCCGGACGGCTCCGCAGTGCTCGCCACGCAGATCAACAACCCGTTCATCAGCACAGGCTCCGGCCAGTCCCTCGGATACAACCGGATGATCTTCGAGCCCCTGGCGATGGTCAACCCGGTCGGCAAGAACGAGACCACCCCGTGGCTCGCCTCGAAGGTCGAGTGGAACGCGGACTACACGCAGCTGACCGTCACGCCCCGCGCGGACGTGAAGTGGAGCGACGGCAAGCCGTTCACCGCGGACGACATCGTCTACACCTTCAACCTCATCAAGAGCACGCCGGCCCTCGACCTGGCCGGCCTGAAGCTCGCAGACGTCAAGAAGGACGGCGGCAACGTCGTGCTCAGCTTCACCGAGTCGAAGTTCGTCAAGCAGGGCGACGTGCTGCAAACCGCCATCGTTCCCGAGCACATCTGGAAGGGCATCGCAGACCCGACCAAGGATGCGGTCAAGGACGCCGTCGGCACCGGCCCGTACACGATCAAGACCTTCTCGTCGCAGGGCGTCGTGCTGAAGGCCCGCACCGACTACTGGGGCGGCAAGGTCCCCGTCGCCGAGCTGAAGTACCTCGAGTACAACGACAACACCGGCCTCCTCCGCGCACTGCAGAACGGCGAGACCGACTGGGCGCAGATCTTCATCACCGACTACCAGAAGAACTACGTCGACAAGGACAAGAAGCACAACGTGTTCTGGGGTGCGAACATCCTGAGCCCGGACATGATCGTGGTCAACACGACGAAGGCTCCGTTCGACAACGTGGCGTTCCGCAAGGCGGTCAACATGGTCGTCGACCGCACCGCGCACGCCGAGAAGGCGCGCAGCAACGCGGGTCCCGAGCTGAAGAGCGTGACCGGCATCCCGCAGCCGACGGGTGACCAGTACATCGCCCCCGAGTACAAGGACCAGAACTTCAAGATCGACGTCGACGGCGCCAAGAAGGTCCTCACCGACGCCGGTTACACCTGGAAGAGCGGCGCGCTGATCGACCCGTCCGGAAACCCGGTCTCCTTCACCCTGCAGGACCCGCAGGGCTGGAACGACTACGTCACGGGCATCCAGCTGGTGGCGACGCAGGTGAAGAACACGCTCGGTGCTGATGCCAAGGTGGCCACCCCGGACGCGGACACCTGGACCACCAACGTGGCGACGGGCAACTTCGACGCCGTGCTGCACTGGACGGGATCGGGATCGAACCCGTGGCACATCTACGACGACGTGATGAACGGCGCATACCTGGAGCAGGCAGCGGGCGGCAAGGTCGCTGACAACTTCGGCCGTTACAACAACCCGGAGGCGACCGCGCTGCTCAAGGAGTACGCGCAGGCCTCGGACGACGCATCGCGCACCGCAGCCCTCAACAAGATCCAGAAGATCTTCGTCGAGGACGTGCCGGCCATCGCCATCGGAACGCACCCGCAGCTCGGCGAGTACAACACCCGCAAGTTCACCGGGTGGCCGAGCGAGTCCGACCAGTACGCGACGGCAGACCCCACGCAGCCCTGGGCTGTGCAGGTGGTCATGAAGCTGAAGCCGGCTGCCAAGTAG
- a CDS encoding replication-associated recombination protein A — MSELPPSLFDVDDASRPLADRLRPHTLADVVGQDHLLAQDAPIGRMVAAQRLVSMILWGPPGCGKTTIARLLAEQTNLAFEPLSATFSGVADLRKVFQAAQRRREIGQGTLLFVDEIHRFNRAQQDSFLPYVEDGTIVLVGATTENPSFELNGALLSRCQVFVLKRLDDAALGILITRAEELLGASLPLDDDARQALIAMADGDGRYLLNMIEQVQSLPAPVDSAALAAAVQKRAPLYDKSQEGHYNLISALHKSMRGSDPDAALYWLARMLAGGEDPLFIARRITRFATEDIGMADPNAVQQALAAWDVYERLGSPEGELAIAQAVLYLATAPKSIGVYRGFSRANAAAKRTGSLMPPAHILNAPTRMMKDLGYGKGYQYDPDTETGFSGANYFPDDMARETFYEPTENGYERNVAERLRQWAKLRDQGAGDGKAAADD; from the coding sequence GTGAGCGAGCTACCGCCTTCTCTGTTCGACGTGGACGACGCATCCCGTCCGCTCGCCGATCGGCTGCGCCCGCACACCCTGGCGGACGTGGTCGGCCAGGACCACCTGCTCGCCCAGGATGCGCCGATCGGGCGGATGGTCGCTGCGCAGCGGCTCGTGTCGATGATCCTGTGGGGACCGCCCGGCTGCGGGAAGACCACCATCGCGCGCCTCCTCGCCGAGCAGACGAACCTGGCGTTCGAACCGCTCTCCGCCACGTTCTCCGGCGTCGCCGACCTCCGCAAGGTGTTCCAGGCCGCGCAGCGGCGGCGCGAGATCGGGCAGGGCACGCTGCTGTTCGTCGACGAGATCCACCGGTTCAACCGGGCGCAGCAAGACTCGTTCCTGCCGTACGTCGAAGACGGCACGATCGTGCTCGTCGGAGCGACCACCGAGAATCCCAGCTTCGAACTCAACGGCGCCCTCCTGTCCCGCTGCCAGGTGTTCGTGCTCAAACGCCTCGACGACGCGGCCCTTGGCATCCTCATCACACGTGCGGAGGAACTGCTCGGCGCATCGCTGCCGCTCGACGACGACGCCCGGCAGGCCCTCATCGCGATGGCGGACGGCGACGGCCGGTACCTGCTGAACATGATCGAGCAGGTGCAGTCGCTACCAGCACCCGTGGATTCGGCGGCGCTCGCCGCGGCCGTGCAGAAGCGCGCCCCGCTGTACGACAAGTCGCAGGAGGGGCACTACAACCTCATCTCCGCCCTCCACAAGTCGATGCGCGGCTCCGATCCGGACGCCGCTCTGTACTGGCTGGCCCGGATGCTCGCCGGCGGAGAGGACCCGCTGTTCATCGCCCGCCGAATCACCCGGTTCGCCACGGAAGACATCGGGATGGCCGACCCGAACGCGGTGCAGCAGGCGCTCGCCGCGTGGGACGTCTACGAACGCCTCGGATCGCCGGAGGGCGAGCTCGCGATCGCCCAGGCCGTGCTCTACCTGGCGACGGCGCCGAAGTCGATCGGCGTATACCGCGGGTTCAGTAGGGCGAACGCCGCGGCGAAGCGCACGGGATCGCTGATGCCGCCCGCGCACATCCTGAACGCCCCCACCCGGATGATGAAAGACCTCGGCTACGGCAAGGGATACCAGTACGACCCGGACACCGAGACCGGATTCTCCGGCGCGAACTACTTCCCGGACGATATGGCCCGCGAGACGTTCTACGAACCGACCGAGAACGGGTACGAACGCAACGTCGCGGAACGCCTCCGGCAGTGGGCGAAGCTCCGCGATCAGGGCGCAGGGGACGGGAAGGCCGCCGCCGACGACTGA
- a CDS encoding inositol monophosphatase, with protein sequence MTPAELVDARDRARELGAWAAEQIRTSRITEVSTKANPADLVTELDQSIERHVRERISAWYPDHAFVGEEYGGESAPGRPTWYLDPVDGTTNLANGVPWTAFSLALALDDVPLVGVVADPWQNALFDAIAGEGARRDGAAIAVAPGGSLSGGVVGSELAGHQAWTGMRELAQALTDRFCTLRVMGSGTLTLLGPAAARGVGAVIHRFSPIDHLAACLIAAEAGAVVLGEDGQPAVFPATGGVLVAAPEVSEELYDLWRAALAGR encoded by the coding sequence ATGACCCCGGCCGAACTCGTCGACGCCCGCGACCGCGCCCGCGAGCTCGGGGCCTGGGCCGCCGAGCAGATCCGCACGAGCAGGATCACCGAGGTCTCCACCAAGGCGAACCCGGCCGACCTCGTCACCGAGCTCGACCAGTCGATCGAGCGGCACGTGCGCGAGCGGATCTCCGCCTGGTACCCGGATCACGCGTTCGTCGGCGAGGAGTACGGCGGCGAGTCTGCGCCCGGCCGCCCGACCTGGTACCTCGACCCGGTCGACGGCACCACCAACCTCGCCAACGGCGTGCCGTGGACGGCGTTCTCCCTCGCGCTCGCCCTGGACGACGTGCCCCTCGTCGGCGTGGTCGCCGACCCGTGGCAGAACGCGCTGTTCGACGCCATCGCCGGTGAGGGCGCTCGTCGCGACGGCGCAGCCATCGCGGTCGCGCCCGGCGGATCCCTCTCGGGAGGCGTGGTCGGCAGCGAGCTGGCCGGGCATCAGGCCTGGACGGGGATGCGCGAGCTCGCGCAGGCGCTCACCGATCGGTTCTGCACCCTCCGAGTGATGGGTTCGGGCACGCTCACCCTGCTCGGGCCGGCGGCGGCGCGCGGGGTCGGCGCGGTCATCCACCGGTTCAGCCCGATCGACCACCTGGCCGCCTGCCTCATCGCGGCGGAGGCCGGGGCGGTCGTGCTCGGCGAGGACGGGCAACCAGCCGTGTTCCCCGCGACCGGCGGCGTGCTGGTCGCCGCACCGGAGGTCAGCGAGGAACTGTACGACCTGTGGCGGGCTGCACTCGCCGGGCGATGA